Within Conexibacter woesei DSM 14684, the genomic segment GAACCTCGCCGAGGCCGAGTCGATCGGGCTCGTCGAGCTGACCTGCGTCGACCACGTGCGGCGCGACACCGACTGGGTGCCGGAGTACACGGCGGCGGTCGCGCGGCTCGGGGCCGAGACGCCGCTGGCGCTGCACTGCGGGATCGAGGCGAAGCTGCTCGACACGCGCGGCACGCTCGACCTGCCGGCGTCCGGCCTCGACGGCGTCGACTGGATCTACGCCGCCGACCACCAGGTCCCGATGGACGACGGCGTCCACCACCCCGACGAGGTGCGCGAGGGGATCGAGACGGGCCGCTACGCGGCGCAGGAGGTGATCGCCGGGATCATGGCGGCGACCGAGCGCTGCCTGCCGCTCCATCCCGGCCGCATCGTGATCGCCCACATCTTCAGCATCCTGCCGAAGATCGGCGTCGCCGAGTCCGACGTGCCGCCGGAGCTGATCGACTCGCTCGCGCAGGCGGCGCACGCGACCGGCAACCGGATCGAGGTCAACGAGCGCTACCGCACGCCGTCGGCGGCGACGTTGCGGCCGTTCCTGCAGCGCGGCGTACCGCTGCTGATGAGCACCGACAGCCACGCGCGCGAGACGATCGGCCGCTACGACCACGCGCTCGCCGTCGTGCGCCAGCTCGCCGCGTCCCCCGCCCGGTAGCGGAGGCGCGCCGGACGTGGACGCCGTCGCCTCCCCGATCCTGATCGCGCTCGTGCTCGCCGGCGCGATCCCGCTCGTCGCCGGCTGCTACCA encodes:
- a CDS encoding PHP domain-containing protein produces the protein MTGPASATQDMQVHSTFSDGANSLEENLAEAESIGLVELTCVDHVRRDTDWVPEYTAAVARLGAETPLALHCGIEAKLLDTRGTLDLPASGLDGVDWIYAADHQVPMDDGVHHPDEVREGIETGRYAAQEVIAGIMAATERCLPLHPGRIVIAHIFSILPKIGVAESDVPPELIDSLAQAAHATGNRIEVNERYRTPSAATLRPFLQRGVPLLMSTDSHARETIGRYDHALAVVRQLAASPAR